A window of the Brassica napus cultivar Da-Ae chromosome A2, Da-Ae, whole genome shotgun sequence genome harbors these coding sequences:
- the LOC106375967 gene encoding F-box protein At5g50450-like — translation MTHLNKKPRLEKNLTVNVNHIDDLPDDLVFSILRKLSSSASCPADFFNVLITCKRLNRLGLHPLVLSRAGTQTLAVTAEKWSDSAHRFLKLCVNAGNIDACYVLGMIRFYCLQNPVSGASLMARAAIKSHAPALYSLSVIQFNGSGGTKSDKNLRAGVALCARSAYLGHVDALRELGHCLQDGYGVPRDVAEGRRLLIQANARELAGSLRSYLSLKSGDETLTELNGLPVQEIRPVNRFLKDWFDSGRVVLAEGLRMCSHGGCGRPETRSHEFRRCSVCGKVNYCSRGCQALDWRVKHKMECAPLDLWVGAAAIGVGDEDVDAVEVENHAAR, via the exons ATGACGCATCTCAACAAAAAACCCAGGTTAGAGAAGAACCTCACGGTTAACGTCAACCACATCGACGACTTACCTGACGATCTCGTCTTCTCTATCCTCCGCAAACTCAGTTCCTCCGCTTCTTGTCCCGCCGATTTCTTCAACGTTCTCATCAC ATGCAAGAGACTGAACCGGTTGGGTTTGCATCCTCTGGTTTTATCCAGAGCCGGAACTCAAACCCTAGCCGTCACGGCGGAGAAATGGTCTGACTCCGCCCACAGATTCCTCAAACTCTGTGTTAATGCCGGAAACATCGACGCTTGCTACGTTCTCGGAATG ATCCGTTTTTACTGTCTTCAAAACCCAGTGAGCGGCGCTTCTTTAATGGCTAGAGCCGCGATTAAGTCTCACGCGCCGGCGCTTTACTCGCTGTCGGTGATTCAGTTCAACGGGAGCGGCGGTACCAAATCCGACAAGAATCTACGCGCCGGAGTCGCTCTCTGCGCGCGTTCCGCTTACCTCGGCCACGTCGACGCGCTCAGAGAGCTCGGTCACTGCCTACAAGACGGTTACGGCGTTCCTCGCGACGTCGCGGAAGGACGTCGGCTTTTGATTCAGGCGAACGCGAGGGAGCTCGCGGGCTCTCTACGCTCTTACCTCTCTCTCAAATCCGGAGACGAGACGCTAACCGAACTCAACGGATTACCGGTTCAGGAGATTCGTCCAGTAAACCGGTTTTTGAAGGACTGGTTTGATTCGGGTCGGGTTGTTTTAGCCGAGGGGTTGAGGATGTGTTCTCACGGCGGTTGCGGGAGGCCGGAGACTAGGTCGCATGAGTTCCGGCGATGTTCGGTCTGTGGGAAAGTGAACTACTGTTCGAGAGGGTGTCAGGCGTTAGATTGGAGAGTGAAGCATAAGATGGAATGTGCCCCGTTAGATCTGTGGGTTGGGGCTGCGGCGATCGGCGTCGGTGACGAGGATGTTGATGCTGTGGAAGTTGAGAATCATGCTGCTCGATAA